One Umboniibacter marinipuniceus DNA window includes the following coding sequences:
- a CDS encoding outer membrane beta-barrel protein, which translates to MIWRTLLLAIGLALPLAASAENQFRIGGEFTLAREADNVFGDSTAVQAQFVGEYVFNQTIGINIELGEYVNSSDDFDLDVRARLVQSFATLYLPVNDDLRFYGGAGYYWMNDIDLCDADNCIDLDDFSSSDYALQGGIEFSDFDGWAFAVEYEGLRGKDDFENSIGFRFGYAF; encoded by the coding sequence ATGATATGGCGCACTCTACTTTTAGCGATTGGCTTAGCGCTTCCACTTGCGGCCTCAGCCGAGAATCAATTTCGTATTGGCGGTGAGTTCACGCTAGCACGCGAGGCTGACAACGTATTTGGCGACTCTACTGCTGTCCAAGCTCAGTTCGTTGGTGAATATGTCTTCAACCAAACCATCGGCATCAATATCGAACTTGGTGAATACGTAAACAGCTCAGACGATTTTGACCTCGATGTCAGGGCTAGGTTAGTGCAGAGCTTCGCCACTTTATATTTGCCTGTAAACGATGATCTCCGATTTTATGGCGGTGCGGGCTACTACTGGATGAATGACATCGATCTCTGTGACGCCGACAACTGTATTGATCTCGACGACTTTAGCAGTTCTGACTATGCGCTTCAGGGTGGCATTGAATTCAGTGATTTTGACGGCTGGGCTTTTGCGGTGGAATACGAAGGGCTTCGAGGAAAAGACGATTTTGAGAATTCGATTGGCTTTCGCTTTGGTTACGCGTTTTAG
- a CDS encoding fumarylacetoacetate hydrolase family protein encodes MKLASLKHGRDGSLVVVSKDLSRATSASAVAPTLQAALDDWANCEPKLEALYEELNAGSSESFAFDPAACDAPLPRAYHWADASAYVTHVELVRKARGAELPESFWVDPLMYMGASDAFIGPHDDVLVESEDWGIDLEAEVAVFTDDVPAGTPAHLAGKHIKLVALVNDVSLRNLIPAELGKQFGFYQSKPWTAFTPVAVTPDELGDAWVDNKLHLPLIAKVNNVQLGAPNAGVDMTFDFAQLIAHAAKSRSLMTGTVIGSGTVSNKGSLLGSCCLAEVRCLETIASGKPSTPFLSFGDSVQIDMLDEEGKSIFGQIDQKIVKHTPPE; translated from the coding sequence ATGAAACTCGCTTCACTCAAGCACGGCCGCGATGGCAGCCTAGTAGTTGTATCGAAAGACTTAAGCCGAGCTACCTCAGCTAGCGCCGTGGCGCCAACGCTTCAGGCCGCCTTGGATGACTGGGCTAACTGTGAGCCGAAGCTCGAAGCGCTTTACGAGGAATTGAACGCGGGTTCTAGCGAGAGCTTCGCCTTCGACCCAGCGGCCTGTGACGCCCCGCTTCCTCGCGCCTACCACTGGGCTGATGCGAGTGCTTACGTCACCCACGTAGAGCTTGTTAGAAAGGCGCGCGGTGCGGAATTACCTGAGTCATTCTGGGTAGACCCACTGATGTACATGGGCGCATCCGATGCCTTTATTGGTCCACATGATGACGTGTTGGTTGAGAGCGAAGACTGGGGTATTGACCTAGAAGCTGAGGTCGCCGTTTTCACGGATGATGTACCAGCCGGCACACCCGCGCATCTTGCGGGGAAGCATATTAAATTGGTCGCTCTGGTTAACGACGTATCGCTACGCAATCTAATCCCAGCAGAGCTGGGGAAGCAGTTTGGTTTCTATCAGTCAAAACCTTGGACTGCGTTTACGCCCGTAGCCGTGACGCCCGACGAACTGGGCGACGCATGGGTTGATAACAAGCTGCATTTGCCATTGATCGCCAAGGTAAATAACGTCCAGCTAGGTGCGCCAAACGCCGGTGTGGACATGACATTCGACTTCGCCCAACTTATTGCTCATGCTGCCAAGTCTCGTTCGTTGATGACCGGCACCGTTATTGGCTCAGGAACCGTTTCCAACAAAGGTAGCTTACTGGGTTCGTGTTGTTTAGCTGAGGTACGCTGCCTTGAGACAATTGCCAGTGGCAAGCCAAGCACGCCGTTCTTGAGTTTCGGCGACTCAGTTCAGATTGATATGCTTGATGAGGAAGGTAAGAGCATCTTCGGTCAGATTGATCAGAAAATTGTTAAGCACACTCCGCCCGAGTAA
- the hppD gene encoding 4-hydroxyphenylpyruvate dioxygenase — translation MPDLFENPMGLDGFEFVEFASPEPGVLEPVFELMGFTLVAKHRSKDVVLYRQGGINFIINNEPNSFAAYFAEEHGPSACGMAFRVKDAQKAYARALEMGAQPVDIPTGPMELRLPAIKGIGGAPLYLIDRYGDQNSIYDIDFVYLDGVDRNPEGCGLKIIDHLTHNVYRGRMAYWADFYERLFNFREIRYFDIKGEYTGLFSKAMSAPDGLIRIPLNEEASKTTGQIEEFLMAYNGEGIQHIAFDCDDIIDTWDRLKARGVPFMTAPPNTYYEMLETRLPGHGEPVEELQSRGILMDGSTEDGDPRLLLQIFSETLIGPVFFEFIQRKKDDGFGEGNFKALFESIERDQLNRGVISAD, via the coding sequence ATGCCAGATCTATTTGAAAATCCAATGGGCCTAGACGGCTTTGAATTTGTTGAATTCGCCTCGCCAGAGCCAGGTGTGCTCGAACCTGTTTTCGAACTGATGGGCTTCACACTGGTAGCTAAGCACCGCTCAAAGGACGTAGTGCTCTATCGCCAAGGTGGCATCAATTTCATTATCAACAACGAGCCAAATAGCTTCGCAGCCTATTTTGCCGAAGAGCATGGACCGTCGGCCTGCGGTATGGCATTCCGCGTTAAGGATGCGCAGAAAGCCTATGCGCGAGCCCTCGAAATGGGTGCTCAACCAGTTGATATTCCAACAGGCCCAATGGAGCTTCGTTTGCCTGCTATTAAGGGTATTGGCGGCGCGCCGCTGTATCTGATTGATCGCTATGGTGATCAAAATAGCATTTATGATATTGATTTCGTTTACCTTGATGGCGTAGATCGCAACCCTGAGGGCTGCGGTTTAAAGATCATTGACCACTTAACGCACAATGTTTATCGCGGTCGGATGGCTTACTGGGCGGACTTCTATGAGCGTCTGTTCAATTTCCGTGAAATTCGCTACTTCGATATTAAGGGCGAATACACCGGCCTATTCTCCAAAGCGATGTCAGCACCGGACGGTTTGATCCGCATTCCGCTGAACGAAGAAGCGTCGAAGACCACGGGTCAAATTGAAGAGTTCTTGATGGCCTATAACGGTGAAGGTATTCAGCATATCGCCTTTGACTGTGACGATATTATCGATACGTGGGATCGCCTTAAGGCGCGCGGTGTGCCATTCATGACGGCCCCTCCGAATACCTACTACGAGATGTTAGAAACTCGCTTGCCGGGACATGGCGAGCCGGTTGAAGAACTTCAGTCTCGGGGAATTTTAATGGATGGTTCAACGGAAGATGGTGACCCGCGTCTGTTACTACAAATTTTCTCTGAAACACTTATTGGCCCAGTGTTCTTCGAATTCATTCAGCGCAAGAAAGATGATGGCTTTGGCGAGGGTAACTTTAAGGCGCTGTTCGAATCCATTGAGCGCGATCAGCTTAACCGTGGCGTAATCTCTGCCGACTAG
- a CDS encoding VOC family protein: MNIKRIHHVAYRCNDAKETVEFYQRVMGMDFQLAIAEDEVPSTKEPDPYMHVFLDAGMGNVLAFFEIPNSPRMGRDSNTPEWVQHIAFEVESMDALLAAKEKAVAEGLNVIGPVNHTIFQSIYFFDPNGHRLEVAVNTGTPEMMKRLKDVAQPMIEEWAETKKAPKHAAWLHE, from the coding sequence ATGAATATTAAACGAATCCACCACGTGGCGTATCGCTGTAATGATGCCAAGGAAACCGTTGAGTTCTACCAGCGTGTAATGGGAATGGACTTCCAGCTGGCTATTGCCGAGGACGAGGTGCCTTCAACGAAGGAGCCAGATCCCTATATGCACGTTTTTTTGGATGCGGGAATGGGTAATGTTTTAGCCTTTTTCGAAATTCCAAATTCACCGCGTATGGGCCGAGATAGTAATACACCAGAGTGGGTTCAGCACATCGCCTTTGAGGTTGAGTCAATGGACGCATTGTTGGCTGCCAAGGAGAAGGCAGTGGCTGAAGGTTTGAATGTGATTGGACCAGTCAATCACACTATCTTTCAGTCCATCTACTTCTTTGATCCTAACGGGCATCGTCTTGAGGTTGCTGTGAATACTGGCACGCCAGAAATGATGAAACGCCTAAAGGACGTTGCTCAGCCGATGATTGAAGAATGGGCTGAGACTAAAAAAGCACCAAAACATGCGGCTTGGCTTCACGAATAG
- a CDS encoding cupin domain-containing protein codes for MQLRSDFRRREVVTPADYQWVPSPMPGVERMMLDRIGEESARATSIVRYAPNSEFSSHVHSGGEEFIVLAGVFADEHGEYPAGTYVRNPIGTAHTPRIGAEGATIFVKLQQFAADDQAQFSVATQQKEFSPGLVPGLSVLSLHQFEGESVALVKWAPNTQFQPHRHWGGEEIFVLEGTFHDEHGSYPAGSWLRSPHLSAHNPFTKEDGALIYVKVGHLPE; via the coding sequence ATGCAATTAAGAAGTGATTTCAGGCGCCGAGAGGTAGTTACTCCAGCGGATTACCAGTGGGTTCCATCACCAATGCCGGGGGTGGAGCGGATGATGCTCGATCGTATCGGTGAGGAATCAGCGCGAGCAACATCTATAGTCCGCTACGCACCAAATTCGGAATTCTCTTCACACGTTCATTCGGGTGGGGAAGAGTTCATTGTGCTGGCTGGGGTATTTGCTGATGAACACGGCGAGTATCCAGCGGGAACTTACGTCCGCAATCCTATTGGTACCGCTCACACCCCTCGCATTGGTGCCGAAGGGGCTACTATCTTTGTTAAGTTGCAGCAATTTGCAGCGGATGATCAAGCACAATTCAGCGTTGCTACTCAGCAGAAAGAATTCAGCCCGGGACTGGTTCCCGGCCTGAGTGTCCTGTCACTCCATCAATTTGAAGGGGAGAGTGTCGCGCTGGTTAAATGGGCTCCGAACACCCAGTTTCAGCCTCACAGGCACTGGGGGGGCGAAGAAATATTTGTGCTTGAAGGTACATTCCACGATGAGCATGGTAGCTATCCCGCTGGAAGTTGGTTGCGAAGCCCTCACTTGAGTGCTCACAACCCCTTTACAAAGGAGGATGGTGCACTCATCTACGTCAAAGTTGGTCATCTTCCTGAGTAG
- the arsB gene encoding ACR3 family arsenite efflux transporter yields MGVFERYLSVWVGLAIVAGVLLGSWFPPVFAHIAALEWAHVNLVVAVLIWIMIYPMMVQIDFSSIKDVGRKPKGLALTLVINWLIKPFSMAALGWLFFKVFFAGWVNPETANEYIAGMILLGVAPCTAMVFVWSQLTKGDPNYTLIQVSVNDVIMVFAFAPLTALLLGVSDITVPWETLLISVILYVLLPLLAGIATRKLLDKGNDHAKLDRLLTQLKPWSMIGLLATVVLLFGFQATTILAQPFNIVLIAIPLMIQTYGIFAIAYFAAKSLKLPHNIAAPACMIGTSNFFELAVAVAISLFGLHSGAALATVVGVLVEVPVMLSLVYFANKTRHWFTG; encoded by the coding sequence GTGGGTGTTTTTGAACGTTATTTGTCTGTTTGGGTTGGCTTGGCAATTGTTGCTGGCGTGCTACTGGGCAGCTGGTTTCCTCCAGTTTTCGCACACATAGCCGCCCTGGAGTGGGCTCACGTCAACTTAGTCGTCGCGGTCCTAATTTGGATCATGATTTACCCAATGATGGTACAAATTGATTTCTCATCCATCAAAGATGTTGGCCGAAAACCAAAGGGTTTGGCGCTGACATTAGTTATAAACTGGCTGATCAAACCATTCAGCATGGCTGCCTTGGGCTGGCTATTCTTCAAGGTGTTTTTCGCCGGCTGGGTTAACCCAGAAACCGCCAACGAGTATATCGCCGGAATGATCCTACTTGGTGTGGCGCCCTGTACAGCTATGGTCTTTGTCTGGAGTCAGCTGACCAAAGGTGATCCGAATTACACGCTCATTCAAGTCTCGGTGAACGACGTTATCATGGTTTTCGCCTTCGCCCCACTCACCGCGCTACTACTGGGGGTTAGTGATATTACGGTGCCTTGGGAAACACTATTGATTTCCGTGATCCTCTACGTACTACTGCCGCTATTGGCGGGGATCGCCACGCGAAAGCTATTAGACAAAGGAAATGATCATGCCAAACTTGATCGTCTTCTCACGCAACTTAAACCTTGGTCAATGATTGGTCTGCTAGCAACAGTAGTATTACTATTTGGCTTCCAAGCCACCACCATTCTGGCGCAGCCCTTCAACATCGTACTGATTGCCATTCCGCTAATGATCCAAACCTATGGTATCTTCGCCATTGCATACTTTGCCGCCAAGTCTTTGAAACTGCCGCATAACATTGCCGCCCCAGCTTGCATGATCGGCACCTCAAACTTTTTTGAGCTAGCGGTGGCAGTAGCTATATCACTATTTGGCCTTCATTCAGGTGCTGCACTGGCAACCGTTGTGGGTGTTTTGGTTGAGGTCCCGGTGATGCTGTCGTTAGTATATTTCGCCAACAAGACACGCCACTGGTTTACCGGGTAA
- a CDS encoding multiheme c-type cytochrome, with product MNQLMQRSQQFVNTVLVVLALLASSVSADDYAGAESCKSCHSNEYADWQASDHYRAMAMPSELTVLGQFDGSTLSHDDTQTQFLTEDGSYWLQTTDQNGNAIRYEVVYTFGHYPLQQYVVKVSESRYQVTTLAWDSRLPEEGGQQWFNSHPEANEVIEHSDPLHWTGTYFNWNTQCVGCHATNVEKNYDVRRNEFATTFSEINVSCESCHSPSANHVRSALSGEKPLVRPANMASEVQWQFASDHHTAMPMNSMPESSELNVCADCHSRHVDLGADNQLPRFEDRAAIRLATQPLYHADGQLLEETFVMGSFLQSKMHAAGVTCSNCHNPHSGKLVAAVNATCAQCHSPAKFEQTEHTLHSILTDSAPQCVDCHMPATTYMGVDDRRDHSFRIPRPDLTVSHELPNACQSCHEDTPARDLSQFLASQLPQQVVGDQTVDRILARFEGTLSAQDFVALTTDERVPAMQRAMLLSSAPNTNSERALYVQLLTGEHPGVVKLGAIEGLSQLPINIRYAGLMSCLDDEYASVRFACASGLVGALNFGIPSQDRERITHGLNAVLAAYRSDYDSPSSATLVGTLELDRGNVPAAKLAFQQALRVSPGHSAALLNLSSIARQEANVTDALRYATEALSYWPNDPAAWYSLGMAEVLNEGYLAAETPLRKASSIAPTNLDFSLAYILILQRNGKIVAAQTELARIMALYPNSGELQQLSIELSSS from the coding sequence ATGAATCAGTTAATGCAACGGTCACAGCAATTTGTGAATACAGTCTTAGTGGTGCTTGCGCTCCTAGCAAGCAGCGTTTCGGCTGACGATTACGCAGGAGCCGAAAGCTGTAAAAGCTGTCACAGCAATGAATATGCGGATTGGCAGGCTTCTGATCATTATAGAGCGATGGCTATGCCGTCGGAGCTGACAGTGCTGGGCCAGTTCGATGGTTCAACACTAAGCCACGATGATACTCAAACCCAGTTTTTGACTGAAGATGGTAGTTACTGGCTGCAGACCACTGATCAAAACGGCAACGCTATTCGCTACGAAGTTGTCTATACCTTCGGTCACTATCCACTGCAGCAGTATGTGGTCAAAGTCAGTGAAAGCCGGTATCAGGTCACAACACTTGCATGGGATAGTCGGCTCCCTGAGGAAGGCGGACAACAATGGTTTAACAGCCACCCTGAGGCCAACGAAGTTATTGAGCACTCAGACCCGCTGCATTGGACGGGCACCTACTTTAACTGGAATACCCAATGTGTTGGCTGCCATGCCACCAATGTTGAGAAAAACTACGATGTCCGTCGTAACGAATTCGCTACCACATTTAGCGAAATCAATGTGAGTTGCGAAAGCTGCCATAGCCCCAGCGCAAATCACGTAAGGTCTGCTCTCTCGGGCGAGAAGCCGCTGGTACGCCCGGCCAACATGGCCTCTGAAGTTCAGTGGCAATTCGCATCTGATCACCATACTGCCATGCCGATGAATAGCATGCCGGAATCATCCGAGCTTAATGTCTGTGCGGATTGTCACTCCCGTCACGTAGATTTAGGTGCAGACAATCAACTGCCGCGTTTCGAAGATCGTGCCGCAATTCGCCTTGCTACCCAACCGCTCTATCACGCCGATGGGCAGTTGCTGGAAGAGACGTTTGTTATGGGCTCGTTTCTACAATCAAAAATGCATGCCGCCGGTGTCACCTGCTCCAACTGCCATAATCCTCACTCAGGAAAATTAGTTGCTGCGGTAAACGCCACCTGCGCTCAGTGCCATAGTCCAGCTAAGTTTGAGCAAACGGAACACACACTTCACTCCATTCTGACGGATTCGGCTCCCCAGTGTGTGGACTGCCATATGCCTGCCACCACCTACATGGGAGTCGATGATCGTCGAGATCATAGCTTTCGCATTCCGCGTCCTGATCTCACCGTCTCTCATGAACTTCCCAATGCCTGCCAGAGCTGCCACGAAGATACGCCTGCCCGCGACTTGAGCCAGTTCCTAGCCAGCCAACTTCCTCAACAGGTAGTAGGTGATCAGACGGTTGACCGGATTCTTGCTCGCTTTGAGGGTACTTTAAGTGCACAGGATTTCGTTGCGCTCACTACCGATGAACGGGTCCCAGCAATGCAACGCGCGATGCTACTTAGCTCGGCCCCCAACACCAATAGCGAACGGGCACTGTATGTTCAACTGTTAACTGGGGAGCATCCTGGCGTAGTGAAACTTGGCGCAATTGAGGGCCTAAGCCAGCTGCCAATCAATATTCGCTATGCCGGACTCATGAGCTGCCTTGATGACGAATATGCCAGTGTGCGCTTTGCCTGCGCAAGCGGTTTAGTGGGGGCGCTCAATTTCGGCATACCGTCACAGGACCGAGAACGCATCACTCACGGGCTAAATGCCGTATTAGCGGCCTACCGCAGTGACTATGATAGTCCGTCTTCAGCCACGTTGGTGGGCACCTTAGAGTTAGATCGAGGCAACGTCCCGGCCGCAAAGCTTGCCTTTCAACAGGCTCTAAGAGTGAGCCCTGGTCACTCGGCAGCACTTCTGAATCTATCGAGCATTGCGCGGCAAGAGGCTAACGTTACTGATGCATTGCGTTATGCAACCGAGGCACTTAGCTATTGGCCAAATGACCCAGCAGCTTGGTATAGCTTGGGTATGGCTGAAGTGTTAAACGAAGGCTATCTAGCCGCTGAAACGCCCCTTAGGAAGGCGAGTTCAATTGCCCCAACGAACCTCGATTTTAGCTTGGCTTACATCTTAATCCTTCAGCGCAATGGAAAGATTGTGGCAGCGCAAACCGAGCTGGCTCGAATTATGGCGCTCTACCCCAACTCGGGCGAACTTCAGCAACTGAGCATTGAACTCTCTAGCTCTTAG
- a CDS encoding arylsulfatase, with product MKKTLLALGCLVAFTGCSPQDDNKPAPNDSAAHSGVSVNADGVMVKEVEGFGGVIAERYEDSQEWWPEEPRPADDAPNVLLIVLDDVGFAQIGSFGGLVNTPNIDRLAANGLRFNNFHTGALCSPSRAALMAGRNTHSIGLGSHALTAMGFPGYNAVMPESAKSVANYLGEEGYVNYAIGKWDHTPLYEVSQVGPFDRWPSGEGFHHAYTFMAADVHQFVPVMWNDHSPEPNRTSRHLDIDLADRAIEWVTGHKSLKAEDPFMMLWASGSMHSPHHAPDDYLDKYVGVFDEGWDVVRERIHQRQLEMGVIPAGTELTQRAEAIPAWDSLPDEEKRLYTRQMEVFAAQLELVDEQIGRIVDELERIGELDNTLIFVTADNGASGEGGLQGTFNETYVLNGLQTELEANLRHLDDWGKANTYPHYHAGWALAGNTPFQYFKQSVHRGGQSDFLVVHWPNGIEDKGAVRSQYHHIIDIAPTIMDVASAEVPAEYHGIEQQPMDGTSMRYAFNNPEAPSQRTRQYYEMFGNRGIYAEGWKAVSLHGQRMPWITNSVSPFEDDVWELYNIEEDFSEANNLADEYPEKLAEMIAIFEEEAWKYNVYPLYDDMIQRLAKQSDRLFGDQTEFTYYWPGAVRIAEKTSAPVKNRSHTIETSIDYASGDEGVIVAVGGMTGGYSMFIQDDKVYYDYNFLDGVHYILESPVIGDGEVNVLFDFQKTGEFAGIGKLYINGELVDTVEMPQMHISTYSLAETFDIGIDNGTQVSKLYTDPFEYTGRLDRVHINLTD from the coding sequence ATGAAGAAGACACTATTGGCACTTGGGTGCTTAGTTGCCTTCACCGGATGTTCTCCCCAAGATGATAATAAGCCGGCGCCTAATGACAGCGCAGCTCATTCTGGAGTCAGCGTTAATGCTGATGGCGTCATGGTGAAGGAAGTCGAAGGATTCGGTGGGGTTATTGCTGAACGCTACGAAGATTCTCAAGAATGGTGGCCTGAAGAGCCTAGACCGGCGGATGATGCGCCCAACGTACTGTTGATCGTACTCGATGACGTAGGATTCGCGCAGATTGGTAGTTTCGGCGGCCTCGTAAATACCCCAAATATTGACCGCTTAGCGGCCAATGGTCTGCGATTTAATAATTTCCATACCGGTGCGTTATGTTCTCCATCACGCGCCGCATTAATGGCTGGTCGAAATACGCACTCAATTGGTTTGGGTAGTCACGCGCTAACCGCCATGGGCTTCCCAGGTTATAACGCGGTGATGCCAGAGTCAGCTAAGTCAGTGGCTAACTACTTAGGCGAAGAAGGCTACGTAAACTATGCAATTGGTAAGTGGGATCACACGCCACTTTATGAAGTCTCCCAGGTAGGCCCTTTTGATCGCTGGCCAAGCGGTGAAGGTTTCCACCATGCTTATACCTTCATGGCTGCAGATGTTCACCAATTCGTTCCGGTAATGTGGAATGATCACTCACCTGAACCAAATCGTACCAGTCGTCACCTAGATATAGATCTCGCTGACCGCGCTATTGAGTGGGTGACGGGGCATAAGTCGTTAAAGGCTGAAGACCCCTTCATGATGTTGTGGGCGTCTGGTTCTATGCATTCACCTCACCATGCACCGGATGATTATCTGGATAAGTATGTGGGTGTGTTTGACGAAGGCTGGGATGTTGTTCGTGAGCGAATTCACCAGCGACAGCTAGAGATGGGTGTCATTCCAGCGGGCACTGAGCTTACTCAGCGCGCTGAAGCGATTCCTGCGTGGGACTCACTTCCCGATGAAGAAAAGCGTTTGTATACGCGTCAAATGGAAGTCTTCGCAGCACAGTTAGAATTGGTGGATGAACAGATTGGCCGAATCGTCGATGAGCTTGAACGCATTGGTGAATTGGACAATACCTTGATCTTTGTGACCGCCGATAACGGCGCTAGCGGTGAGGGTGGTCTTCAGGGTACTTTCAATGAAACCTACGTGTTGAATGGTTTGCAAACCGAACTGGAAGCGAACCTTCGTCACCTTGACGATTGGGGTAAAGCGAATACCTATCCGCACTATCACGCTGGTTGGGCGTTGGCCGGTAACACTCCGTTTCAATACTTTAAGCAATCGGTTCACCGTGGCGGACAGTCTGATTTCCTAGTGGTTCACTGGCCGAATGGGATTGAAGATAAGGGAGCGGTGCGTTCTCAATACCACCACATCATTGATATCGCGCCAACCATTATGGATGTCGCCAGCGCTGAAGTGCCTGCTGAGTACCACGGTATTGAGCAGCAGCCTATGGATGGAACCTCTATGCGCTACGCGTTCAATAACCCTGAAGCACCGTCGCAGAGAACACGTCAGTACTATGAAATGTTCGGTAACCGCGGTATTTATGCTGAAGGCTGGAAGGCTGTATCGTTACATGGGCAGCGCATGCCTTGGATTACCAACTCGGTGTCTCCGTTCGAAGATGACGTTTGGGAACTCTACAACATTGAAGAGGATTTCTCGGAAGCGAATAACCTTGCTGATGAGTATCCAGAGAAGTTGGCGGAAATGATTGCCATCTTTGAGGAAGAAGCCTGGAAGTACAACGTCTACCCACTGTATGACGATATGATTCAGCGCTTGGCGAAACAGTCTGATCGTCTATTTGGTGATCAAACTGAGTTCACCTACTACTGGCCGGGTGCGGTTCGTATCGCTGAGAAAACCTCTGCACCGGTGAAGAATCGCTCGCACACTATCGAAACATCCATTGACTATGCGTCGGGTGATGAAGGTGTGATCGTCGCGGTAGGCGGCATGACCGGTGGTTATTCAATGTTCATTCAGGATGACAAAGTCTACTACGACTATAACTTCCTAGACGGCGTTCACTATATCTTGGAGTCTCCTGTTATTGGAGATGGCGAAGTGAATGTATTGTTTGATTTCCAGAAGACGGGTGAGTTTGCGGGTATCGGTAAGCTGTACATTAACGGCGAACTAGTGGATACCGTTGAAATGCCGCAAATGCATATTTCAACCTACTCCCTAGCTGAGACCTTTGATATTGGTATTGATAACGGTACCCAAGTTTCAAAACTCTATACTGACCCGTTTGAATATACCGGTCGTCTTGATCGTGTTCATATCAATCTAACGGACTGA